A stretch of the Phycisphaerae bacterium genome encodes the following:
- the ispH gene encoding 4-hydroxy-3-methylbut-2-enyl diphosphate reductase, with the protein MKVIVAQSCGFCPGVRNAITMAEKTLAGEKNVYSLGEIIHNKDVVKKLSAAGLKSVEKIGKVKSGTVIIRSHGATAEQIRKIRQKGFKIVDATCVLVKRVQKIAKLLHSQGYKVAMIGDKGHPEVQAVLGYAPDIAVVGGKKDVAKLSKFKKLGIICQTTQSPEHFAEMIAEIAQTNFSELKVINTLCKEAIKRQSCAVGLCKKVDIMFILGGLHSANTRKLAQVCKKYNKKTFHLQNWKELDKSILSGNNVAGITAGASTPQWIIDDFVENLRMCGSRKKKK; encoded by the coding sequence GTTTTTGTCCAGGAGTAAGAAACGCCATAACGATGGCCGAAAAGACTCTTGCCGGAGAGAAAAACGTATATAGTCTGGGCGAAATCATTCATAATAAGGATGTGGTCAAAAAACTCTCCGCGGCGGGGCTGAAAAGTGTCGAGAAAATCGGGAAAGTAAAATCAGGCACGGTAATCATTCGTTCGCATGGCGCAACCGCCGAACAAATAAGGAAAATCAGGCAAAAAGGCTTCAAAATCGTTGACGCTACCTGTGTGCTCGTGAAAAGAGTGCAAAAAATTGCGAAACTTCTTCATAGTCAGGGCTACAAAGTGGCGATGATTGGAGACAAAGGCCATCCTGAAGTACAGGCAGTGCTTGGCTACGCACCTGATATTGCGGTTGTAGGCGGCAAAAAAGATGTTGCTAAACTTAGCAAATTCAAGAAGTTAGGGATAATATGCCAAACCACGCAAAGCCCCGAGCATTTTGCGGAAATGATTGCCGAAATAGCCCAAACCAATTTTTCAGAGCTGAAAGTGATTAACACCTTATGTAAGGAAGCTATTAAAAGGCAGAGTTGTGCCGTCGGATTGTGCAAAAAAGTCGATATAATGTTTATTCTCGGGGGTTTACATAGCGCCAACACAAGAAAACTGGCCCAGGTCTGCAAAAAATACAATAAAAAAACCTTTCATTTGCAAAACTGGAAAGAACTTGATAAAAGTATCCTTTCCGGTAATAATGTTGCCGGTATTACGGCAGGAGCTTCCACGCCGCAATGGATTATCGATGATTTTGTCGAGAATCTGCGGATGTGCGGCAGCCGAAAGAAGAAAAAATAA